In Azospirillaceae bacterium, a genomic segment contains:
- a CDS encoding sigma-70 family RNA polymerase sigma factor: MVDDVKAEIGAHIASMRRYARALLRDRNDAEDLVQEAATRALSRVHQFKPGTNLRAWLFTILHNTHVNGIRSKVVRPAEVPVEDVEGRLATTGRQEGRIELRDMARAVDSLPLEQRQVLLMVALEGMKYDEVADALNIPIGTVMSRLSRAREAIRAKLAGEEAGTGPTLRRIK; this comes from the coding sequence TTGGTCGACGATGTGAAGGCGGAGATCGGGGCGCACATCGCCTCCATGCGCCGCTACGCCCGGGCGCTGCTCCGGGACCGCAACGACGCGGAGGATCTGGTGCAGGAGGCCGCGACCCGCGCCCTGTCCAGGGTCCACCAGTTCAAACCCGGCACCAACCTGCGCGCCTGGCTGTTCACCATCCTGCACAATACCCATGTGAATGGCATCCGGTCGAAGGTCGTCCGGCCCGCCGAGGTGCCGGTGGAGGATGTGGAGGGCCGGCTTGCGACGACCGGCCGCCAGGAAGGGCGGATCGAACTGCGCGACATGGCGCGCGCCGTGGACTCCCTGCCGCTGGAGCAGCGCCAAGTCCTGTTGATGGTGGCCCTTGAGGGGATGAAGTACGACGAGGTCGCGGACGCGCTGAACATCCCGATCGGGACCGTGATGTCACGGCTCAGTCGGGCGCGCGAGGCGATACGGGCAAAGCTCGCAGGGGAGGAAGCCGGCACCGGGCCGACGCTGCGGAGGATCAAGTGA
- a CDS encoding 3-oxoacyl-ACP reductase family protein, whose amino-acid sequence MRLKDKVAIVTGAAQGIGLACVEEFAREGAKVVLADLDAAKAAAGAADVAARTGGTVRAVAVDVGDKAQAERLAAEAVEAFGRIDVLVNNAGIIHTADFLDLDEVDFDRVLRVNLKGAFLVGQAVARRMAAQGEGGAIINMSSVNGVLAIPNQVPYVVSKGGLNQLTKVMALGLAPHGIRVNGIGPGSIATDMLKVVMNDEAARTRILSRTPMGRLGEPAEIARIAVFLASEDASYMTGQTVYADGGRLPLNYTVPVR is encoded by the coding sequence ATGCGCCTCAAGGACAAGGTCGCCATCGTCACCGGTGCCGCCCAGGGCATCGGACTGGCTTGCGTCGAGGAATTCGCGCGGGAAGGGGCCAAGGTCGTGCTGGCCGACCTGGATGCGGCCAAAGCGGCCGCGGGGGCGGCCGACGTGGCGGCGCGGACCGGCGGCACCGTACGTGCGGTCGCGGTCGATGTCGGCGACAAGGCCCAGGCGGAACGGCTGGCGGCCGAGGCGGTGGAGGCGTTCGGCCGCATCGACGTGCTGGTCAACAACGCGGGCATCATCCATACCGCGGATTTCCTGGACCTGGACGAGGTCGACTTCGACCGGGTGCTGCGCGTGAACCTCAAGGGGGCGTTCCTGGTGGGCCAGGCCGTCGCACGGCGCATGGCCGCGCAGGGGGAGGGCGGCGCCATCATCAACATGTCGTCGGTGAACGGGGTGTTGGCGATCCCCAACCAGGTGCCCTACGTGGTTTCCAAGGGCGGGCTGAACCAGTTGACCAAGGTCATGGCCCTCGGCTTGGCGCCCCACGGCATCCGGGTGAACGGGATTGGTCCGGGATCCATCGCCACGGACATGCTCAAGGTGGTGATGAACGACGAGGCGGCACGCACCCGCATCCTGTCCCGCACGCCCATGGGCCGGCTGGGCGAACCCGCGGAGATCGCCCGCATCGCCGTGTTCCTGGCGTCCGAGGACGCCTCGTACATGACGGGGCAGACGGTCTACGCCGATGGCGGGCGGCTTCCGTTGAACTACACGGTACCGGTTCGTTGA